A region of Osmerus eperlanus unplaced genomic scaffold, fOsmEpe2.1 SCAFFOLD_672, whole genome shotgun sequence DNA encodes the following proteins:
- the LOC134016601 gene encoding teneurin-1-like has product MEEMDSKPYQPLSKGRHEMEMSYTSSSDESEDGRPARQQSYTSRETLPDYTHELRLTLGAHRDRQSNYSQQQPDLEFCKPSQMRSPDYPRLEEAGHQRPGAGRGYSLGVGSDVDTEPEADPSPAHGLQHMWLRGMKSGQSSCLSSRANSALSLTDTEHDRKSEADN; this is encoded by the exons ATGGAAGAGATGGACAGCAAGCCCTACCAGCCCTTGTCCAAGGGACGCCATGAGATGGAGATGTCCTACACGAGCTCATCAGATGAGAGTGAGGATGGGCGTCCAGCTCGCCAGCAGTCCTACACATCTAGAGAGACCCTGCCGGACTACACACACGAGCTCCGACTCACCCTGGGAGCCCATCGAGACCGACAGAGTAACTACAGCCAGCAACAGCCAG aCCTGGAGTTCTGCAAGCCCTCCCAGATGAGGAGTCCAGACTACCCCCGtctggaggaggcagggcatCAGCGCCCAGGGGCTGGGCGTGGCTACTCCCTGGGGGTGGGCTCGGACGTGGACACGGAGCCTGAGGCGGACCCCTCCCCTGCGCATGGCCTGCAACACATGTGGCTCCGCGGCATGAAGTCTGGCCAGAGCTCCTGCCTCTCCAGCCGAGCcaactctgctctctccctcaccgACACTGAGCATGATAGGAAGTCAGAGGCGGACAACG